A part of Sulfurifustis variabilis genomic DNA contains:
- a CDS encoding GNAT family N-acetyltransferase → MKGYRCLTAHDASQWREATEGALAESFDLAWLQSHAPDVHRICLDLHGAARARCSLWWTQTPAYGTERVGLIGHFAALDEPAARYLLADACAQLAGRGCTLAIGPMDGNTWRRYRFVSERRSAPPFFLEPDNPDAWPRYFEAAGFARLAHYSSALTDDLSARDPRIARAADRWTERGIRVRPFEPERFEQELAAIYALSAISFRRNFLYTPIAEAEFIAQYRQVRSCMRPELTLLAETGERLVGFLFALPDVLQAARGEPVDTVIVKTVAVLPDRQCAGLGGWMVGRVQEIAHELGYRRAIHALMHDENRSRNISDRYARPMRGYTLYARRLAP, encoded by the coding sequence GTGAAGGGCTATCGGTGCCTCACGGCGCACGACGCGTCGCAGTGGCGCGAGGCGACGGAGGGCGCGCTGGCCGAGTCCTTCGATTTGGCCTGGCTGCAAAGCCACGCGCCCGACGTACATCGGATCTGCCTCGATCTGCACGGCGCCGCCCGTGCCCGCTGCTCGCTCTGGTGGACGCAGACGCCGGCATACGGCACGGAACGCGTCGGGCTCATCGGACACTTTGCCGCCCTCGACGAGCCGGCGGCGCGATACCTGCTCGCGGACGCCTGCGCGCAGCTGGCCGGCCGCGGCTGCACGCTCGCGATCGGTCCCATGGACGGCAACACCTGGCGCCGTTACCGCTTCGTCAGCGAACGTCGTTCGGCGCCGCCGTTCTTCCTCGAGCCCGACAACCCGGATGCGTGGCCGCGCTACTTCGAGGCCGCCGGCTTCGCGCGGCTGGCCCACTACAGCTCGGCCCTGACCGACGACCTGAGCGCGCGCGATCCGCGCATCGCCCGGGCGGCCGATCGGTGGACGGAGCGCGGCATCCGCGTGCGGCCCTTCGAACCCGAACGGTTCGAGCAGGAGCTTGCGGCGATCTACGCGCTTTCGGCCATCAGCTTCCGGCGGAACTTTCTCTATACGCCGATCGCTGAAGCGGAGTTCATCGCGCAGTACCGCCAGGTGCGGTCCTGCATGCGTCCGGAGCTCACGCTGCTTGCTGAGACAGGCGAGCGGCTGGTCGGATTCCTGTTCGCCCTGCCCGATGTCCTCCAGGCCGCGCGCGGTGAGCCGGTCGACACCGTCATCGTGAAGACGGTCGCGGTTCTGCCCGATCGGCAGTGCGCGGGGCTCGGTGGATGGATGGTGGGGCGGGTGCAGGAGATCGCGCACGAGCTCGGCTACCGCCGGGCGATCCATGCCCTCATGCACGACGAGAACCGATCGCGGAACATCAGCGACCGCTATGCCCGTCCGATGCGCGGCTACACGCTCTATGCCCGGAGGCTCGCGCCGTGA
- a CDS encoding AMP-binding protein, whose amino-acid sequence MNLAELLQAQARERPAAPAIIERGGTLTFAGLEHAAGQAAALLHADGVRAGDGVLVFQPMSGELYVILSALFRLGAVAVFLDPGMGRRHIEGCCAMYPPKAIIASWRAQLLIWSSPALRRIPRRYVCGRFFPGAVSLRRARRLSPLAHVTATSDATPALVTFTSGSTGTPKAALRTHGFLAVQHRVLARHLSLQAGEIDLATLPIFVLANLASGVTSLIPDADLRRPGAVDAVPVLAQVRRHRATRTAASPAFLERLVDHAERHGVSGLGGLRRVYTGGAPVFPALLRRLQEQAPDAVIEVVYGSTEAEPIAHGRWRSGECTGATSGPGRGLLAGRPVPEIGLRILPNRWGEPIGPFLEKEFDRVSLPHGAAGEIVVSGAHVLPGYLHGRGDEETKFDVDGRRWHRTGDAGYIDDEGRLWLLGRAGARIVDGKGEIYPFPVELAALEQPGVRRAALVSHRGRRVLVVEPSGIGTLHATELKKALAWSALDQVRGVPRIPLDKRHNAKVDYPALRSMLEKDPG is encoded by the coding sequence GTGAACCTCGCGGAGCTGCTGCAGGCCCAGGCGCGCGAACGTCCCGCTGCGCCCGCGATCATCGAACGCGGGGGCACCCTGACCTTCGCCGGGCTCGAGCACGCGGCGGGCCAGGCGGCGGCGCTGCTGCATGCGGACGGCGTGCGGGCGGGGGATGGCGTACTCGTATTCCAGCCGATGTCCGGCGAGCTTTACGTGATCCTGTCGGCCCTCTTTCGACTGGGCGCGGTCGCCGTGTTTCTCGACCCGGGCATGGGACGCCGGCACATCGAGGGCTGCTGCGCGATGTATCCGCCCAAGGCGATCATCGCCTCGTGGCGCGCGCAGCTGCTGATCTGGTCGTCGCCCGCGCTGCGGCGCATCCCGAGGCGCTACGTGTGCGGCCGGTTCTTTCCGGGCGCGGTCAGTCTGCGGCGCGCAAGGCGGTTGTCGCCGCTCGCGCACGTCACGGCGACCTCCGACGCGACGCCGGCCCTCGTCACGTTCACGAGCGGAAGCACGGGGACGCCGAAGGCGGCGCTGCGCACGCACGGGTTCCTTGCCGTGCAGCACCGGGTGCTCGCCAGGCACCTCTCGTTGCAGGCGGGAGAGATCGACCTCGCCACGCTCCCGATCTTCGTGCTCGCCAACCTGGCGTCGGGGGTCACGAGCCTCATTCCCGACGCGGATCTCCGCCGCCCGGGCGCGGTCGATGCCGTGCCGGTGCTCGCGCAGGTTCGCCGCCACCGGGCGACGCGGACGGCCGCGTCGCCGGCCTTCCTGGAACGCCTGGTGGATCACGCCGAGCGGCATGGAGTAAGCGGCCTCGGCGGTTTGCGGCGCGTGTATACGGGCGGAGCGCCGGTCTTCCCGGCCCTTCTGCGGCGGCTGCAAGAGCAGGCGCCCGACGCGGTCATCGAGGTCGTATACGGATCGACCGAAGCGGAGCCGATCGCCCACGGCCGGTGGAGGAGTGGCGAGTGCACGGGAGCGACATCCGGTCCGGGTCGGGGGCTGCTCGCGGGACGCCCCGTGCCGGAGATCGGGCTGCGCATCCTGCCGAACCGGTGGGGCGAGCCGATCGGGCCTTTTCTCGAGAAAGAGTTCGACCGCGTCTCCCTCCCGCACGGCGCCGCCGGCGAGATCGTGGTGAGCGGCGCGCACGTGCTCCCCGGGTATCTCCATGGCCGGGGAGACGAAGAGACCAAGTTCGACGTGGACGGGCGGCGCTGGCACAGGACCGGGGACGCCGGTTATATCGACGACGAGGGAAGGCTCTGGCTCCTCGGCCGGGCGGGCGCGCGGATCGTCGATGGCAAGGGCGAGATCTATCCGTTTCCGGTCGAGCTCGCCGCCCTCGAGCAACCCGGGGTCCGCCGCGCCGCCCTGGTCTCTCATCGGGGGCGACGGGTCCTGGTCGTGGAACCGTCCGGGATCGGAACCCTTCATGCGACCGAGCTGAAAAAGGCGCTCGCCTGGTCGGCGCTCGACCAGGTGCGCGGCGTCCCCCGCATTCCGCTCGACAAGCGTCATAACGCCAAGGTCGATTACCCGGCGCTGCGTTCTATGCTTGAAAAAGACCCCGGATAG
- a CDS encoding DUF3419 family protein, protein MTSEVQARADFSRIRYAQCWEDADILVEGLAVEPGDVCLSIASAGDNALALLTRRPARVLAVDLNPAQLACLELRVAAYRELAHGELLELVGSRPSRRRADLYRRCRPLLSSDVARFWDAQSQRIEAGIGSAGKFEDYFAFFRTRILPLVHNRARVSRLLAGGSPEERQRFYREEWDSWRWRALFRVFFSRFVMGRLGRDPSFFRYVEGSVAERILSRTRHALTKLDPAANPYLQWILTGTHPSALPLALRPEHFDTIRAHLDRLEWRLCSVEDALPAVGRGAVSRFNLSDIFEYMSPGSYERLLERLVAAARPGARLAYWNMLAPRRRPERLVSVLAPQEALAEALFARDKAFFYSAFVLEEVRA, encoded by the coding sequence ATGACGAGCGAGGTACAGGCGCGCGCCGACTTTTCCCGCATCCGCTACGCGCAATGCTGGGAGGATGCGGACATACTCGTCGAGGGGCTCGCGGTCGAGCCGGGTGACGTGTGTCTCTCGATCGCCTCGGCCGGCGACAACGCGCTCGCGCTGCTCACGCGCCGCCCGGCGCGCGTCCTCGCCGTCGACCTCAACCCGGCGCAGCTCGCGTGCCTCGAGCTTCGCGTCGCCGCCTATCGCGAGCTCGCGCACGGCGAGCTGCTCGAGCTCGTCGGCTCGCGGCCGAGCCGGCGGCGGGCGGACCTCTACCGGCGCTGCCGCCCGCTGCTTTCATCCGACGTCGCCCGGTTCTGGGACGCGCAGTCGCAGCGGATCGAGGCAGGCATCGGGTCGGCCGGGAAGTTCGAGGACTACTTCGCGTTCTTCAGGACGCGCATCCTCCCGCTCGTGCACAACCGGGCGCGCGTGTCGCGGCTGCTCGCGGGCGGCTCCCCCGAGGAGCGGCAGCGGTTCTACCGCGAGGAGTGGGACAGCTGGCGCTGGCGCGCGCTCTTTCGCGTGTTCTTCTCGCGCTTCGTCATGGGACGGCTCGGACGGGACCCGAGCTTCTTCCGCTATGTCGAAGGGAGCGTCGCCGAGCGGATCCTCTCGCGCACGCGCCACGCGCTCACGAAGCTCGACCCCGCCGCGAATCCGTATCTCCAGTGGATACTCACCGGCACGCACCCGAGCGCGCTGCCGCTCGCGCTCCGGCCGGAGCACTTCGACACGATCCGCGCCCACCTCGACCGGCTCGAATGGCGGCTGTGTTCCGTGGAGGACGCCCTGCCGGCGGTGGGGCGCGGCGCGGTCAGCCGCTTCAACCTCAGCGACATCTTCGAGTACATGTCGCCCGGGAGCTACGAGCGGCTGCTCGAGCGCCTGGTCGCGGCCGCGCGGCCCGGGGCCCGGCTCGCCTACTGGAACATGCTCGCGCCGCGCCGGCGGCCGGAACGGCTGGTGTCCGTCCTCGCGCCGCAGGAGGCGCTGGCGGAGGCGCTCTTCGCCCGGGACAAGGCCTTCTTCTACAGCGCGTTCGTGCTCGAAGAGGTGCGCGCCTGA
- a CDS encoding UbiA family prenyltransferase, with translation MATVTGGNRWWVYQRERFPLLAHGPLILAFSFSAASYSALARGAAPPPLAAVAVAFATSLLFFLQLRIADEFKDAEEDARYRPYRPVPRGLVTLAELRRIGVAGAVLQLVLAFALDPRLMPLLAVVWVYFGLMSREFFVREWLKARPFTYLWTHMLVMPLIDFYATACDWLVAGAGAPPRGLGWFVAASFFNGIVIELGRKIRAPEDEEEGVETYTVVWGRAKAVGAWVLALSATLACAAGAAAVIGVTLWVSAVLALILLAALALAMRFLAGPRRGMGRRFETASGVWTLALYLGLGVLPLLLP, from the coding sequence ATGGCCACCGTCACTGGCGGCAATCGCTGGTGGGTCTATCAGCGCGAGCGGTTTCCCCTGCTCGCGCACGGCCCGCTGATCCTCGCGTTCAGCTTCTCCGCGGCGAGCTACTCGGCGCTCGCGCGCGGCGCCGCGCCGCCCCCGCTCGCCGCCGTGGCGGTCGCGTTCGCGACCTCCCTCCTGTTCTTCCTGCAGCTTCGGATCGCCGACGAGTTCAAGGACGCGGAGGAGGACGCGCGCTACCGGCCGTACCGCCCCGTTCCGCGCGGCCTGGTCACGCTTGCCGAGCTCCGTCGCATCGGCGTCGCCGGGGCGGTGCTGCAGCTCGTGCTGGCGTTCGCGCTCGATCCGCGGCTGATGCCCCTGCTCGCGGTCGTCTGGGTCTATTTCGGGCTCATGAGCCGGGAGTTCTTCGTGCGCGAGTGGTTGAAGGCGCGGCCGTTCACCTACCTCTGGACGCACATGCTCGTCATGCCGCTGATCGACTTCTACGCCACCGCGTGCGACTGGCTGGTCGCCGGTGCCGGCGCTCCGCCGCGCGGGCTCGGCTGGTTCGTGGCGGCGAGCTTCTTCAACGGGATCGTGATCGAGCTCGGCCGCAAGATCCGCGCGCCGGAGGACGAGGAGGAGGGTGTCGAGACCTACACCGTCGTGTGGGGCAGGGCGAAGGCGGTCGGCGCATGGGTCCTCGCGCTCTCGGCTACGCTCGCCTGCGCGGCCGGAGCGGCGGCCGTCATCGGCGTCACCCTCTGGGTCTCGGCGGTGCTCGCGCTCATCCTGCTCGCGGCACTGGCGCTCGCGATGCGTTTCCTCGCCGGGCCGCGACGCGGCATGGGGCGGCGGTTCGAGACGGCCTCGGGCGTGTGGACGCTCGCTCTCTATCTCGGGCTCGGCGTGCTTCCGCTGCTGCTGCCATGA
- a CDS encoding PEP/pyruvate-binding domain-containing protein, which produces MNWIVFPDDEGEAGLGGKAGALRPLSMAGLPVPAWFCITPAAFRASLDDAQRRGLAAATADDAWRAVADTVSVSPHVARAIDAALGRLCPDGAPVAVRSSASDEDGVSHSFAGQLDSFLFVPSGDVADRVARVWRSGFSERVASYRRSQGIAGTPPAPAVLVQRMISPDASGVAFAADPVSGRRDVAVIAAVYGVGSGLVSGECDADTYRVDREGRLVESTVAHKRDAHRPDPQALEGVRRVAVPDDLAHRPVLTEEQVREVAALARRATEHFGRPQDIEWAYAAGRLYLLQSRPVTGLANRPDPGAPCILWDNSNIAESYPGVTTPLTFSFARRAYEHVYREFCHLMRVPAARVLAHEDTFRNMLGLVHGRIYYNLLNWYRVLALLPGFTVNRAFMEQMMGVKEGLPDALAADLGRAGFRERLLDSLYLARTLGGLLLNHAHLRRSIVRFYGRLDTALASPQPPLEARRPDELVDYYRALERELLTRWDAPLVNDFFAMVFYGVLKRLCERWCDDTDGTLQNDLLCGEGGMISAEPAQRIRAMAELAAPHPEVVQALAHGSLGAIRQAFADAPALERAYAEYLERFGDRCLEELKLESTTLHDDPLPLLRAVGAVAERRTGRVAAEGGEPDLRARAEKRVAQRLRGSPVRRAVFGWVLGHARARVRDRENLRFERTRLFGRVRRIFLEIGKRLYALDRLEAPRDVFYLTLEELLGFVEGTVCTTDLEGLVRVRKAEFEGYRTEAPPPDRIQAHGIVYLDHPLAAQPTATMSDGSTMKGTGCCPGVVRGRVRVVTDPRGARLEQGEILVAARTDPGWIMLFPAAAGLLVEHGSLLSHSAIVARELGLPAIVGLSGVTRWLADGDRVEMDGASGHVRRLEGEEA; this is translated from the coding sequence ATGAACTGGATCGTCTTCCCGGACGACGAAGGCGAGGCCGGGCTCGGCGGAAAGGCGGGCGCATTGCGGCCGCTCTCGATGGCCGGCCTGCCGGTACCGGCGTGGTTCTGCATCACGCCGGCGGCCTTTCGCGCGAGCCTCGACGACGCGCAGCGCCGCGGTCTCGCGGCGGCGACCGCCGACGACGCCTGGCGGGCGGTGGCGGACACCGTCAGCGTGAGCCCGCACGTGGCCCGGGCGATCGATGCCGCGCTCGGGCGGCTTTGTCCCGACGGCGCACCGGTGGCGGTGCGATCCTCGGCATCCGACGAAGACGGCGTCTCGCACTCCTTCGCCGGCCAGCTCGACAGCTTCCTCTTCGTCCCGTCCGGCGACGTGGCCGATCGCGTGGCCCGCGTGTGGCGCTCGGGCTTCAGCGAGCGCGTCGCGAGCTACCGGCGCTCGCAGGGAATCGCGGGTACGCCGCCCGCTCCCGCGGTCCTCGTGCAACGGATGATCAGCCCGGACGCGTCCGGGGTCGCGTTTGCGGCCGACCCCGTGAGCGGGCGCCGCGACGTGGCCGTGATCGCCGCGGTGTACGGCGTCGGGTCCGGGCTCGTCTCCGGTGAGTGCGACGCCGACACCTACCGGGTGGACCGCGAGGGCCGGCTGGTGGAATCGACCGTCGCCCACAAGCGCGACGCCCACCGCCCGGACCCGCAAGCGCTCGAAGGGGTGCGGCGCGTGGCGGTGCCGGACGACCTCGCCCATCGCCCGGTGCTGACCGAGGAGCAGGTGCGCGAGGTGGCCGCGCTCGCGCGGCGGGCGACCGAGCACTTCGGTCGCCCGCAGGACATCGAGTGGGCCTACGCCGCCGGCCGCCTGTACCTGCTGCAGTCGCGGCCCGTCACCGGCCTCGCCAACCGTCCGGATCCCGGCGCCCCTTGCATCCTCTGGGACAACAGCAACATCGCCGAGAGCTACCCGGGCGTCACGACGCCGCTGACCTTCTCCTTCGCGCGCCGCGCCTACGAGCACGTCTACCGCGAGTTCTGTCATCTGATGCGCGTGCCGGCGGCGCGCGTGCTCGCGCACGAGGACACGTTCCGCAACATGCTCGGGCTGGTGCACGGGCGCATCTATTACAACCTCCTCAACTGGTACCGGGTGCTCGCGCTCCTGCCCGGCTTCACCGTCAACCGGGCGTTCATGGAACAGATGATGGGCGTGAAGGAGGGCCTCCCCGACGCGCTCGCGGCCGACCTCGGCCGCGCCGGATTCAGGGAACGGCTGCTCGACTCGCTTTACCTCGCGCGCACGCTTGGCGGCCTCCTCCTGAATCACGCACACCTCCGGCGTTCCATCGTACGGTTCTACGGACGCCTCGACACCGCGCTCGCCTCCCCGCAGCCGCCGCTCGAGGCGCGAAGGCCGGACGAGCTCGTCGACTACTACCGCGCGCTCGAGCGGGAGCTCCTCACGCGCTGGGACGCGCCCCTCGTGAACGACTTCTTCGCGATGGTCTTCTACGGCGTGCTCAAGCGCCTCTGCGAGCGCTGGTGCGACGACACGGACGGCACGCTGCAGAACGACCTGCTCTGCGGAGAGGGCGGGATGATCAGCGCCGAGCCGGCGCAGCGCATCCGCGCCATGGCGGAGCTCGCGGCGCCGCACCCGGAGGTCGTGCAGGCGCTCGCGCACGGCTCGCTCGGCGCCATTCGCCAGGCCTTCGCGGACGCGCCTGCGCTCGAGCGCGCCTACGCGGAGTATCTCGAGCGCTTCGGCGACCGCTGCCTGGAGGAGCTCAAGCTCGAGAGCACCACCCTCCACGACGACCCGCTGCCGCTGCTGCGGGCCGTGGGCGCCGTCGCCGAACGCCGCACCGGGCGCGTGGCCGCTGAGGGCGGCGAACCGGACCTGCGAGCGCGGGCCGAGAAGCGCGTCGCCCAGCGGCTGCGGGGCAGTCCCGTTCGCCGGGCGGTGTTCGGCTGGGTGCTCGGTCACGCCCGTGCGCGGGTGCGCGATCGGGAGAACCTGCGTTTCGAGCGCACGCGTCTCTTCGGCCGCGTTCGGCGCATCTTCCTCGAGATCGGCAAACGCCTGTACGCGCTCGACCGGCTCGAGGCGCCGCGCGATGTCTTCTACCTCACGCTCGAGGAGCTGCTGGGCTTCGTCGAAGGAACCGTCTGCACGACTGATCTCGAGGGTCTGGTGCGCGTGCGCAAGGCGGAGTTCGAGGGCTACCGAACCGAGGCGCCGCCTCCCGACCGGATCCAGGCGCACGGCATCGTGTACCTCGACCACCCCCTCGCGGCGCAGCCGACTGCGACCATGTCGGATGGAAGCACGATGAAGGGCACGGGCTGTTGCCCCGGCGTCGTGCGCGGGCGCGTGCGGGTGGTGACGGATCCGCGCGGCGCGCGGCTCGAGCAGGGCGAGATCCTGGTCGCCGCCCGCACCGATCCCGGCTGGATCATGCTCTTTCCGGCGGCCGCGGGACTGCTCGTCGAGCACGGGAGCCTGCTCTCGCACTCGGCGATCGTCGCGCGCGAGCTCGGGCTCCCTGCGATCGTGGGTTTGAGCGGCGTCACCCGCTGGCTCGCCGACGGCGACCGCGTGGAGATGGACGGCGCGAGCGGCCACGTGCGGCGCCTCGAGGGAGAAGAGGCATGA